In a single window of the uncultured Dysgonomonas sp. genome:
- the leuC gene encoding 3-isopropylmalate dehydratase large subunit, with amino-acid sequence MKTLFDKIWDAHVVSSVENGPTQLYIDRHFCHEVTSPQAFNGLRARGLSVFRPDKTTITADHNTPTIDQDKPVKDPISKNQLDTLSKNAKEFGIDMYYPLGHQKNGVVHIIGPENGFTQPGMTIVCGDSHTSTHGAFGAIAFGIGTSEVEMVLASQCVLQTRPKTMRITFNGKLGEGVTAKDLALYMISKLTTGGATGYFVEYAGEAIRNMSMEERMTLCNLSIEMGARGGLVAPDETTFAYVEGREFAPKGEEWNKALAYWKTLKTDDGAKFDKELTYDAADIKPMITYGTNPGMGMGINETIPTLDDIDEAGRISFQKSMDYMGFKPGEKVEGKTIDYVFLGSCTNGRIEDFRAFANFVKGKKKADNVIAWLVPGSHKVADQIKAEGLDTILTDAGFQLRQPGCSACLAMNDDKVPAGKYAVSTSNRNFEGRQGPGARTILAGPLVAAAAAITGKITDPRKIN; translated from the coding sequence ATGAAAACTTTATTCGACAAAATCTGGGATGCGCATGTCGTATCTTCTGTAGAGAACGGGCCAACACAGTTGTATATCGATCGACACTTCTGTCATGAGGTTACCAGTCCGCAGGCTTTCAATGGATTGCGTGCAAGAGGATTGTCTGTGTTTCGTCCAGATAAAACAACAATTACAGCCGACCATAATACGCCGACTATTGATCAGGATAAACCCGTAAAAGATCCAATATCGAAGAATCAGCTGGATACACTTTCTAAAAATGCAAAGGAATTCGGTATAGATATGTACTACCCTCTGGGACACCAGAAAAATGGGGTTGTACATATCATCGGTCCTGAGAACGGATTTACTCAACCGGGTATGACTATCGTTTGTGGAGACAGCCACACATCTACTCACGGTGCTTTCGGAGCAATTGCTTTCGGTATCGGAACCAGCGAAGTGGAAATGGTATTAGCATCACAGTGCGTGTTGCAGACCCGCCCTAAAACAATGCGCATAACATTCAACGGTAAACTTGGAGAAGGTGTTACTGCGAAAGACTTGGCTCTTTATATGATTTCGAAACTGACAACCGGCGGTGCTACCGGATATTTTGTAGAATATGCAGGGGAAGCTATCCGCAATATGTCAATGGAGGAACGTATGACCCTTTGCAACCTGAGCATAGAAATGGGTGCGCGTGGCGGACTTGTTGCTCCGGACGAAACAACATTTGCCTATGTGGAAGGCCGTGAATTTGCTCCTAAGGGTGAAGAATGGAACAAGGCACTTGCTTACTGGAAAACATTGAAAACCGATGACGGTGCAAAATTTGATAAAGAACTGACTTACGACGCAGCCGATATAAAACCTATGATCACTTACGGAACTAATCCGGGTATGGGCATGGGTATAAATGAAACAATCCCTACATTGGACGATATCGATGAAGCCGGTCGTATTTCTTTTCAGAAATCAATGGATTATATGGGCTTCAAACCGGGAGAAAAGGTTGAGGGTAAAACTATCGATTATGTATTCCTTGGTAGTTGTACAAATGGACGTATCGAAGACTTCCGTGCATTTGCCAACTTTGTAAAAGGTAAGAAAAAAGCAGATAATGTTATCGCATGGCTTGTTCCTGGCAGTCATAAAGTGGCTGACCAGATAAAAGCTGAAGGACTGGATACGATACTTACAGATGCAGGTTTCCAACTTCGTCAACCGGGTTGCTCTGCATGTCTTGCTATGAATGATGATAAAGTTCCGGCGGGTAAATATGCTGTATCTACATCAAACCGTAACTTCGAAGGCCGTCAGGGTCCGGGCGCGCGTACTATTTTGGCCGGGCCATTGGTTGCGGCAGCAGCGGCGATTACAGGTAAGATCACCGATCCGAGAAAAATTAATTAG
- a CDS encoding four helix bundle protein: MRETGNVIVDLSFKFALDIISFVEILEQEKKFVVANQLLKSGTSIGANVREAQNGESKIDFIHKLKIAAKEADETEYRLLICESSENYPFNSQLLEDIKVIQKIMNKIIGTAKSK, translated from the coding sequence ATGAGGGAAACGGGAAATGTTATAGTGGATTTATCTTTTAAGTTTGCTTTGGATATTATTTCTTTTGTGGAAATTCTGGAGCAGGAAAAGAAATTTGTTGTAGCTAACCAATTATTAAAAAGCGGAACTTCTATCGGAGCCAATGTTAGAGAAGCCCAAAATGGAGAGAGTAAAATAGACTTTATTCATAAGCTGAAGATTGCGGCTAAGGAAGCTGATGAAACAGAGTACAGGTTACTGATATGCGAAAGTTCCGAAAATTATCCCTTTAATTCTCAATTATTAGAAGATATAAAAGTTATACAAAAAATTATGAACAAGATTATCGGAACAGCTAAATCAAAATAA
- a CDS encoding acyltransferase — protein sequence MQVETKKYQYIDSLRGIAILLVILVHVQFIEGITPSISYFSPTAFQFMANGHLGVNLFFVVSAFTLMMSHQKRQYEEHANRNFFIRRFFRIAPMYYLAIVYFTFAYFVGFDFANIDWGDLPKKELILNLLFVNGFFPEYIHHYVPGGWSITVEFTFYAIFPFLFAKLKNINQFVIFTLVTLLISTIANFLLRGTSADINNFLGYYIITQLPVFSLGMLAYQLIADKEAIMKIKLSSLSVLAATILIYCYTSISYDFLYSIVFFLLLIILSRKAYKLFSNKILAAIGKVSFSLYLVHFAMMTVFNMFGCFRWVEEKITDSLSASLCFILGYICLFAVSFIISNITYRLIEVPGQNLGRKLIKKLDQQK from the coding sequence ATGCAGGTAGAGACCAAGAAATATCAATATATAGACAGCCTGAGGGGGATAGCCATATTATTGGTTATACTTGTGCATGTACAGTTTATAGAAGGTATTACTCCGTCTATCTCTTATTTTTCACCAACGGCTTTCCAGTTTATGGCAAACGGACATCTGGGCGTAAATCTGTTTTTTGTCGTAAGCGCATTTACATTGATGATGTCTCATCAGAAACGGCAATATGAAGAACATGCAAACCGGAATTTTTTTATACGCAGGTTCTTTCGTATAGCTCCCATGTATTATTTGGCGATAGTCTATTTTACATTTGCTTATTTTGTAGGTTTTGATTTTGCAAATATAGATTGGGGAGATCTACCCAAAAAAGAATTGATACTAAACCTATTGTTTGTAAATGGCTTTTTTCCGGAGTATATTCATCACTATGTACCGGGAGGATGGTCGATAACTGTGGAATTTACTTTTTATGCAATATTCCCATTTTTGTTTGCCAAACTCAAGAATATTAATCAGTTTGTAATATTCACATTGGTAACTTTGCTGATTTCTACGATTGCAAACTTTTTATTACGAGGTACGAGTGCAGATATAAATAACTTTCTGGGATATTATATTATAACGCAATTACCTGTATTCTCATTAGGAATGCTGGCATACCAGCTGATTGCAGATAAGGAAGCGATAATGAAAATAAAGCTATCGTCTTTATCTGTACTGGCTGCAACAATATTGATATATTGCTATACGTCCATATCTTATGATTTTTTATATAGCATTGTGTTCTTCCTATTGCTTATTATACTATCTCGGAAGGCATATAAATTATTTTCGAATAAGATACTGGCGGCTATAGGGAAAGTGAGCTTTAGTCTCTATTTGGTACATTTTGCTATGATGACGGTATTCAATATGTTTGGTTGTTTCCGTTGGGTAGAAGAGAAAATAACGGATAGTTTGTCCGCTTCTCTTTGTTTTATTTTAGGCTATATCTGCCTGTTCGCAGTGAGTTTTATAATTTCCAATATTACATATAGATTAATAGAAGTTCCGGGGCAAAACCTGGGGCGAAAACTAATTAAAAAATTAGATCAACAAAAATAG
- the leuD gene encoding 3-isopropylmalate dehydratase small subunit, whose product MEKFQTLTSTYVPLPIENVDTDQIIPARFLKATDKEGFGNNLFADWRYNKDGSPKADFVLNNPTYSGQILVAGKNFGSGSSREHAAWAVAGYGFRAVVSSFFADIFRNNSLNNGVLPVVVTPEFLAEIFACVNADPKATLTIDLEKQTITNNATGKSENFEINPYKKECLLKGLDDIDYLLSKKEMTEEYEVNSKI is encoded by the coding sequence ATGGAAAAATTTCAAACACTTACATCGACATACGTTCCACTACCTATCGAAAATGTGGACACAGACCAGATTATACCTGCACGCTTCCTGAAAGCGACTGATAAAGAAGGATTCGGCAACAACCTGTTTGCAGACTGGCGTTATAATAAAGACGGAAGTCCGAAAGCTGATTTTGTTCTAAATAATCCTACTTATAGCGGACAAATACTTGTTGCCGGAAAGAATTTCGGGAGTGGCTCCAGTCGCGAGCATGCGGCATGGGCAGTCGCCGGATATGGCTTCAGAGCAGTAGTGTCGAGCTTCTTTGCCGATATTTTCAGAAATAATTCACTGAATAATGGTGTACTTCCGGTAGTGGTTACACCTGAGTTTTTGGCGGAAATATTTGCATGTGTAAATGCAGATCCAAAAGCCACTTTGACGATTGATCTGGAAAAGCAAACAATAACAAATAATGCAACCGGAAAATCGGAGAATTTTGAGATCAATCCTTACAAAAAGGAATGTTTGCTGAAAGGACTGGACGATATAGACTATCTGCTCTCTAAAAAAGAGATGACAGAGGAATATGAGGTCAATTCGAAAATTTGA
- a CDS encoding alpha-isopropylmalate synthase regulatory domain-containing protein, giving the protein MIEIMDTTLRDGEQTSTVSFSAQEKMSIAHLLLVDLGVNRIEVASARVSNGEFETVKKIASWARATGHIDKIEILGFIDKGASLNWIKDTGCRTINLLTKGSYKHVTEQLRKTPEQHLEDIRYEVELAEKMGITVNVYLEDWSNGIMNSEDYVYFMMDGMKDLPIRRFMLPDTLGVLNPHSVWRCCRRMINRYPNLHFDFHAHNDYDLAVANTMVAAEVGVKGVHVTMNGLGERAGNASLSSVIAVFHDQLKLETSIKEDKLNKVSRVVESYSGINIAANQPIVGDNVFTQCAGIHADGDNKNNLYYNDLFPERFGRVREYALGKLSGKSNIRKNIEALGIELDEEDMMKVTNRVIELGDKKEIITQDDLPYIISDVLKNNEKEKRIKILSFAFLLTKGLRPTATVRIEIDGQEHEWTAPGDGQYHAFSKALWKIYSRLNKPTPTLTNYAVYIPPGGRTDALVQTVITWEFNGKSFKTRGLDADQTEAAVKATEKMLNMIEDM; this is encoded by the coding sequence ATGATAGAAATAATGGATACTACCCTGAGAGATGGGGAACAGACATCTACAGTGTCGTTCTCGGCTCAGGAAAAGATGAGTATAGCACATTTGCTCCTTGTCGATCTGGGGGTTAATCGTATTGAAGTAGCCTCAGCACGGGTTTCGAATGGAGAATTTGAAACTGTAAAGAAAATTGCTTCATGGGCAAGAGCAACCGGGCATATAGATAAAATTGAAATATTAGGTTTTATAGATAAGGGTGCATCCCTCAACTGGATAAAAGACACAGGTTGCCGTACTATAAATCTTTTGACAAAGGGTTCGTACAAGCATGTAACTGAACAATTGAGAAAAACTCCGGAACAACATCTGGAGGATATCAGATACGAAGTCGAGCTTGCCGAGAAGATGGGTATAACCGTTAATGTTTATCTGGAAGACTGGTCGAACGGGATAATGAATTCCGAAGATTATGTGTATTTTATGATGGACGGAATGAAAGATTTACCTATCAGGCGGTTTATGCTTCCCGATACGTTAGGTGTTCTTAATCCGCACAGTGTATGGCGTTGTTGCCGTCGGATGATAAACCGTTATCCGAATCTGCATTTCGATTTTCATGCTCATAACGATTACGACCTTGCTGTAGCTAATACAATGGTGGCAGCTGAGGTGGGAGTAAAGGGTGTGCATGTGACGATGAACGGGTTGGGCGAACGTGCAGGAAATGCATCGTTGTCCAGTGTAATCGCCGTATTCCATGACCAGTTGAAACTGGAGACTTCTATAAAAGAGGATAAACTGAACAAGGTAAGCCGTGTAGTGGAAAGTTATTCGGGGATAAATATTGCTGCTAACCAGCCGATTGTGGGAGATAATGTTTTCACACAGTGTGCCGGAATACATGCCGATGGCGACAATAAAAATAACCTTTATTATAATGACCTGTTCCCGGAACGCTTCGGACGTGTACGGGAGTATGCTTTAGGTAAATTGTCAGGAAAATCCAATATTCGTAAAAATATCGAGGCTCTTGGTATAGAACTCGATGAGGAGGATATGATGAAGGTTACCAACCGTGTTATCGAACTTGGAGATAAGAAAGAGATCATTACACAGGACGACCTCCCATATATCATTTCCGATGTATTGAAGAATAATGAGAAGGAAAAGCGTATAAAAATACTTTCATTCGCATTCCTCCTTACCAAAGGTTTGCGTCCGACGGCTACAGTGCGCATCGAAATCGACGGACAGGAGCATGAATGGACAGCGCCCGGAGACGGACAGTATCATGCGTTTTCAAAAGCATTGTGGAAAATATATTCACGCCTGAATAAGCCGACTCCTACATTGACTAACTATGCCGTTTATATCCCGCCGGGCGGGCGTACCGATGCTTTGGTACAGACTGTCATCACATGGGAGTTTAATGGGAAGAGTTTTAAGACCAGGGGGCTTGATGCCGACCAGACAGAGGCAGCTGTAAAAGCTACAGAAAAGATGTTGAACATGATAGAAGATATGTAA